In Thermanaeromonas sp. C210, the following are encoded in one genomic region:
- a CDS encoding transposase: MNTAQSIAAMTIEELQSRCLQLEEQCRQLEQQNAELTAKLNWFMEQFRLSKKRQFGSSSERTCALQEQLLLFNEAEVEARPEAVEPDLETITYQRRKTRGRREMNLEELPVEVVEHRLPEEERVCPCC; this comes from the coding sequence ATGAACACTGCTCAATCTATAGCTGCCATGACCATAGAAGAGCTGCAAAGCCGCTGCCTGCAGCTGGAAGAACAGTGTAGACAGTTGGAACAACAAAATGCCGAACTTACCGCCAAGTTAAATTGGTTTATGGAGCAGTTCCGTTTAAGTAAAAAGCGGCAATTCGGTTCTTCCAGCGAGCGGACTTGCGCACTACAAGAGCAGCTTTTGCTTTTTAATGAGGCAGAAGTGGAAGCCCGGCCGGAAGCAGTTGAACCTGATTTGGAGACCATCACCTACCAGCGCCGTAAAACGCGCGGCCGCCGGGAGATGAACCTGGAAGAGCTGCCGGTAGAAGTAGTAGAGCACCGCCTGCCGGAAGAGGAGCGGGTCTGCCCGTGCTGCG